The following coding sequences are from one Leguminivora glycinivorella isolate SPB_JAAS2020 chromosome 7, LegGlyc_1.1, whole genome shotgun sequence window:
- the LOC125228355 gene encoding putative aldehyde dehydrogenase family 7 member A1 homolog, producing MSRILCRGVLSLRVISAPMARNASYLIEDPKYSFLKDLGLEKKNVGVFNGKWQANGQVIQSFSPANGKVIAEVQAASPSDYESCAAAAQEAWREWAELPAPTRGEVVRQIGDALREKLQPLGQLVSLEMGKILPEAIGEVVEYIHVCDLALGLSRSLPGTILPSERPGHVLIEKWNPLGAIGIITAFNFPVAVFGWNSAIAMVCGDTSVWKPSDTTPLIAVAVTKIVESVLVKNNIPGAVASLCVGGKDVGQQLVKDPRMKLVSFTGSTAVGQQVGVEVQKRFGRHLLELGGNNAIIVNEDANLDLLLQAALFACAGTAGQRCTTTRRLLLHKKVYSEVVSRLTKAFAGVVSKIGDPLLSETLIGPLHTPAAVEAYKKTVAEIVKAGGKIEFGGKVIEREGYFVEPTIVTGLPHNHPLVHTECFAPIVYCLEIPDLATGISYNNEVEQGLSSSLFTESLADIFKWIGPTGSDCGIVNVNIPTNGAEVGGAFGGEKATGGGRECGSDSWKSYMRRSTVTINYSGAIKLAQNIKFGDE from the exons ATGAGTCGTATCTTGTGCCGAGGAGTGCTGTCGCTTCGCGTGATCTCTGCACCGATGGCTCGAAACGCTAGCTACCTCATTGAGGACCCTAAATATTCCTTCTTGAAGGATTTGGGATTGGAGAAGAAGAATGTGGGTGTTTTCAATGGGAAATGGCAGGCTAATGGACAG GTAATCCAATCCTTCAGCCCAGCCAACGGCAAGGTCATAGCCGAAGTCCAGGCGGCCAGTCCATCTGACTACGAGTCATGTGCCGCGGCCGCACAGGAGGCTTGGCGAGAATGGGCAGAACTCCCGGCGCCGACGAGAGGAGAGGTTGTTCGGCAGATCGGAGACGCGCTGAGGGAGAAACTTCAGCCCTTGGGGCAGCTTGTGTCTCTTGAGATGG GTAAAATCCTCCCCGAGGCCATTGGTGAAGTGGTGGAGTACATCCACGTATGCGACCTGGCTTTGGGCCTGTCCCGCTCTTTGCCCGGCACTATCCTGCCTTCGGAGCGTCCTGGTCACGTGCTCATTGAGAAGTGGAACCCACTGGGAGCTATCGGCATTATTACCGCGTTCAACTTCCCGGTGGCTGTGTTTGGTTGGAACAGCGCTATTGCCATG GTTTGCGGCGACACAAGCGTATGGAAGCCCTCAGACACGACCCCTTTGATCGCGGTCGCTGTCACCAAAATCGTTGAGAGCGTTCTCGTCAAGAACAATATCCCTGGCGCCGTGGCTTCCCTGTGCGTTGGCGGTAAAGATGTGGGGCAACAGTTGGTTAAGGACCCGAGGATGAAGCTGGTTTCATTCACTGGCAGCACTGCTGTTGGACAACAG GTCGGAGTAGAAGTACAGAAGCGCTTCGGGCGCCACCTACTGGAGCTTGGCGGCAACAACGCCATCATCGTCAACGAGGACGCCAACCTCGACTTGCTTCTACAAGCAGCTCTGTTCGCCTGCGCCGGTACTGCGGGCCAGCGCTGTACTACGACCCGTAGGCTGCTGCTGCATAAGAAG GTGTACAGCGAAGTCGTCTCCCGCCTCACCAAGGCCTTCGCCGGCGTAGTGAGCAAGATCGGCGACCCGCTTCTGTCCGAGACCCTTATTGGGCCTCTGCACACGCCCGCCGCCGTTGAGGCTTACAAGAAGACTGTTGCTGAAATCGTTAAGGCCGGCGGCAAAATCGAGTTCGGTGGAAAG GTGATCGAGCGCGAAGGCTACTTCGTGGAGCCCACCATCGTCACAGGCCTGCCCCACAACCACCCTCTCGTCCACACAGAGTGCTTCGCTCCGATTGTCTACTGTCTGGAGATCCCGGACTTAGCTACCGGCATCAGTTACAACAACGAAGTGGAACAGGGACTTTCTTCGAGTCTATTCACTGAGAGCTTGGCTGATATCTTCAAG TGGATCGGCCCCACCGGGTCTGACTGCGGTATCGTGAATGTGAACATTCCAACCAACGGCGCCGAGGTCGGCGGCGCCTTCGGCGGCGAGAAGGCCAccggcggcggccgcgagtgCGGCTCAGACAGCTGGAAGAGCTACATGCGACGCTCTACTGTCACTATCAATTACTCTGGCGCGATCAAGCTGGCGCAGAATATTAAGTTTGGCGACGAGTAA
- the LOC125227911 gene encoding UPF0545 protein C22orf39 homolog: protein MSPTSSENSAANEETTKSQVDLDTDKWFIRDCEIYKDEYKECTSFRGRFHQYFIFGETLNCNQWKKDYDNCCKWESDKDEKAAAALIESEKARRMERLKAHYRNDIWKKRDGPPDDWAKPLPEWMQKRQENTFLDHKAKEYREGTLGETPGGWGCSIM, encoded by the exons ATGTCGCCAACGAGTAGTGAAAACAGTGCAGCTAACGAAGAAACGACTAAGAGCCAAGTAGACCTCGATACAGACAAGTggttt atAAGAGACTGTGAAATCTACAAGGATGAGTACAAAGAGTGCACAAGTTTCCGTGGTCGTTTCCACCAGTACTTCATTTTTGGCGAGACCCTTAACTGCAACCAATGGAAGAAGGACTATGATAACTGCTGCAAGTGGGAATCTGACAAGGATGAGAAGGCAGCA GCAGCACTGATAGAGAGTGAAAAGGCGCGTCGCATGGAAAGACTAAAAGCTCACTACAGAAATGACATTTGGAAGAAGCGAGATGGCCCACCTGATGACTGGGCTAAACCTCTACCGGAGTGGATGCAGAAGCGACAAGAGAACACATTCCTGGACCATAAGGCTAAGGAATATAGAGAAGGCACTCTAGGAGAGACTCCTGGCGGATGGGGGTGTTCAATCATGTGA